GGTGGGGGTGGCATAGAAGTGCGCTTGCAGAATCAGGCGGTCAGCGTCCTCAGGTCCCAACTGACTGCGGATGCACCAGAGCGCGGCCGACCAGTAGCGCCCATCATCGTGCTCCTCCGACGGCACACCGCTGTATTGACCAATGTCCACGCCGCTCCTTTCATCCTTGCCGTCCACGCGGCGCAGGCAGCGCGCGCCGTTGACCAGGGGCGCATAGCTGACCGCGTCCCACTCGCCGATGCAGGGCGCATGGTTGGCGAGATAGGTGGCATCGCCGCGGTCAGCGTAGAACGACGCCGCCAGGTAGTCGCCGAAGCCCTCACCCATCGCGCGCTGCTCTGTGTGGACGCCGGGACCCCAGCCGGGCACCTGGTTGTGCTGGATGGAATGTCCATATTCATGCGCAATGATGTCGGCGTCCTCGGCGTCATCCACCCCGCCATCGCCAAAGTGCAGGCCGTTGTCCGCTGTGCTGAAGAAGGAATTGTCCTGCGTGTAGTAGTGGGCGTGGACCGAGATGGAACGGTTGTTGACGTTGTTGAAGCCGAGGCTCTGGATGTAACGCTGCAACGTATCGAGCGCGTAGTAGATCGTCACTTCCTCGAACTTGTCGTTGTCGCGCGTGTAGTCGAAGATGCGGGTCGGTTCATTGGCCTGGCAGGCCGGCTTGTAGCCGCTGATGCCCGGCGCGCACAGATTGGCATACGGTCCCACCAGCTTGTCCTGCCCCGCATTGATGCCCTGCAGCGTGACGCTGCTGCGCGCCGCCTGCAGGGCCGCACTGTTGGCATTATTGTTGTCGGTCAGATTGGGATTGCCGGTCACCTGCACGGCGTTGGGGTCATACACGGCGCCGCTGTCGAACAGCAGCGCGTTGAACTGGTGCAGTACAGCGCCGCTGTGCGCGTCCACGAAGACATGCCAATCGCCCAACGGCTCCAGGGCGGGAATGAGCACATGCCAGGCCAGGTTCACTCTTTTTATCTCGCCCGCCTTTTCACCCGCTTTTTCACCCGCTTTTTCACCCGCTTTTTCACCCGCTTTATCACCCGTTTTATCACCCGCCTTTTCACCCGCTTTCTCGCCCGTCTTGTCAGCCGGGAAGATCAGCAACTGGGTCGTGACAGGGCCGCGCTCGCCGCGCAGCACGTCGAGGGCCGCGGCAGCGATGGCGGTTGCCTGCGTGGCGGTCAACTGCGGTTGTGTGTCGAGCGTGATCCGGGGCACGTAGCCGTTCTGGATCAACTGCACTTCGCCCGCGCGGCTGATGTGAACCGCCACTTCGGCCAGCCAGACCGGCAGACCCGCGTAGGTCTGCTGCAAGCGCACATGGGTTGCGCCCAGGCTTTCTGTGACGCTGAGCGGTGTCAGATCGCCCAGGTCCGCGCGCAGGCCCAGCCAGGCCGCGTTGGCCGCCAGGAGACCACGCGCCGCGCTGAGCGGGTCAGGGGCGACGGGTGCGGGGCCGCAAGCGAGCAGGTAGATTGGAGTCGCGTTGTCGGCTTTTTCCACGTGTGCGCACGTCTGCGCTAACTGCGGAGGCGCCGGTGCCGCCACGGCCACCAGGGCAAAAAGAGAGCCGAGCAACCAGAGCGCGGTCACAGCGGCCAGTGTGAGTAAAGGCTTGATGACAGACATCGAAATTCTCCCGATTCCTCCATAAGATTATTGTCAAGATCATTGTCGTCGGTGATGGTTGCGGCGCAAGGAGGCTTTTTGACACTATACAAGGATGGATGCCAACCCTGCTGTAACCTTCGTGGGATTCAAGCGGCAGAGTTCTCAACCATCTAACCTGAAAATAGCCTTGTAGCGCAATCCTCCGGATTGCAGCGCCCACAGAGGCAAGCAGCCGGCTTGCGCACCATTTTCGTTCACGGTTGTGCCCGCGGGCATGGATAACTTACTTGACAACTTGACCTGAAACGGGTAAGGTAGTCTGTGATAAGATGTAACGAACGAGGATTTGAGTTTTCCTATGTTGATTGATCAGGCACGAATCTGCGTCACGGCAGGCGACGGCGGCAACGGCTGCGTAGCCTTTCGGCGCGAAAAGTTTGTCCGTTTTGGCGGACCGTATGGCGGTAACGGCGGCAAGGGTGGCGATGTCTACCTGGTCGCGACGCGCAACGTCAACACCCTGCTGGCTTTCAGGCACCAACTGCATTTTCGTGCCGACCGCGGCGGGCATGGCGGCGGCAAAGGCAAGACCGGCGCGCAAGCCGCTGACATCGAGGTTCAAGTGCCGTTGGGCACCCTGGCCTTCGACGATGCCAGCGGTCGCTTGCTGGCCGACCTGGTGCAGGACGGGCAAAAGGCGCTGGTGGCCCGGGCAGGGCGCGGGGGACGCGGCAACATGGCGTTCAAGACCGCGCTCAACCAGGCGCCGCGCATCGCCGAGAAGGGCGAGCCGGGCGAAGTGCTGTGGCTGCGCCTGGAGTTGAAGCTCATGGCCGATGTGGGCATCGTCGGTGTGCCAAACGCCGGTAAGTCCACCCTACTCAGCGTGATTAGCCACGCCCGGCCAAAAATCGCCGACTACCCATTCACCACCGTGGAGCCAAGCCTGGGCGCGGTCCTCGTGGATGATCGTGACTTTGTGGCGGCCGAC
The DNA window shown above is from Candidatus Amarolinea dominans and carries:
- a CDS encoding M36 family metallopeptidase, with product MSVIKPLLTLAAVTALWLLGSLFALVAVAAPAPPQLAQTCAHVEKADNATPIYLLACGPAPVAPDPLSAARGLLAANAAWLGLRADLGDLTPLSVTESLGATHVRLQQTYAGLPVWLAEVAVHISRAGEVQLIQNGYVPRITLDTQPQLTATQATAIAAAALDVLRGERGPVTTQLLIFPADKTGEKAGEKAGDKTGDKAGEKAGEKAGEKAGEKAGEIKRVNLAWHVLIPALEPLGDWHVFVDAHSGAVLHQFNALLFDSGAVYDPNAVQVTGNPNLTDNNNANSAALQAARSSVTLQGINAGQDKLVGPYANLCAPGISGYKPACQANEPTRIFDYTRDNDKFEEVTIYYALDTLQRYIQSLGFNNVNNRSISVHAHYYTQDNSFFSTADNGLHFGDGGVDDAEDADIIAHEYGHSIQHNQVPGWGPGVHTEQRAMGEGFGDYLAASFYADRGDATYLANHAPCIGEWDAVSYAPLVNGARCLRRVDGKDERSGVDIGQYSGVPSEEHDDGRYWSAALWCIRSQLGPEDADRLILQAHFYATPTTSNQAFEQGVDALILADSTLYQGAHAEEIYACAQARGLVPVQPLAAPTLIFPAGGETLLASSLASIAWETNQAPISATYTLEWTADCTPVSAFADDMELGASRWITSQMGAPGWSLQTASAHSPTHAWFAASSATVSSQYLQTSQPLTLPVRALLIFWHAYNLERGFDGGVIELSTNGGTTWIDLGALMIANGYSGYSSYNETISTGFGSPIGGRRAFSGDSAGYVETRVDLSSFAGQSVLLRFDNASDRSLLRVGWTVDDVRVASSTPWIALGTSAPGATAFAWQVPNVPGADTCVRLKGQAPDYDDSPWAAGAPFTITQPLFLPLMPR
- the obgE gene encoding GTPase ObgE, producing MLIDQARICVTAGDGGNGCVAFRREKFVRFGGPYGGNGGKGGDVYLVATRNVNTLLAFRHQLHFRADRGGHGGGKGKTGAQAADIEVQVPLGTLAFDDASGRLLADLVQDGQKALVARAGRGGRGNMAFKTALNQAPRIAEKGEPGEVLWLRLELKLMADVGIVGVPNAGKSTLLSVISHARPKIADYPFTTVEPSLGAVLVDDRDFVAADIPGLIEGAHTGVGLGHQFLRHVERCRVLIHLLNGLSPDPIGDYVVINQELELFNPTLATKPQIVVFNKMDLPDVRARWPALQAELRQMQVEAWPISAATGEQVETLLRQVVIMLDALPAAEPVQADSAIFKPPVSEKEFSVERETDGAWRVRGVAIERAVAMTHWDYYEAIMRFQRILAALGITDALRDQGVHEGDTVRIGNTELTWEDAW